ACCAAAACAAATAAAGAAGTATGGATTGGGCATCCAATGGCTCTTTCATGGGAGGGCTAGGGGACTTTACGTCATCAAGCATCTATTCCAAAACACACAGGATGCTGGGCTCCTACTTGATGGTAGTTGCTCCCCTACACATGGTCTGGAATAGTATTAGAGCTAATTATTGACCCTCTGATTAATTGAAGTGCTTGGCACTACTTATCAGTTTATTCATAGGGAGAAAGCagtaaattgtataaaatataatcTTTGACCTGAGCAATACCCTATCACAATGTTTTAATAATTTCATTCTTGGGAAGGTCTAAATAAATCATGCAATGCATTGGTTTTTGTAGGTTGATGGAAACAGCCAACACTGGATTTGATGTTGATTAGGCGATCAAAGAGTCAAAGATGAAGAATAACTGTTCcatctccatctctgttcttcaggcctcacctcacactcatactcataggGACAGCGattgtgaagctctgcattttttctcACCAAGTAagttatcagcttacgggcagggctgtCACTacttcttgtatttgtctgtgtatattgtatgttctccactaattgtacagcgctgcggagtctgttggtgctttataaataccagtaataaataaataaatacgaaaaggaaaggaaaacacTGACTTGCTCAATCATTAGATTTTCCAAGTTTTTATCTTGAGAGCTGAAATCATCATATTGCTAAAACTATAAATAACATCTAAGACACATTATAATAAGTACAAAGTATGGATGTTTTGAAAACTTGACTGAATATTTcgcaaaaatgtaaaacaaaaaatgtgagtTTCTGACTTAATTTGTTATTGGCAGATACAATATATTCTGCAAGCTGCAGGGGGAGGTGGTAGTGAGTCCACAGAATATACTACTGCTAATCCTGAGTTATCCGGAGTGACCACTAGGTGGTACTTTTGTCCACAATGAAACAAAGAGAGCTTTTAGAACAACAGACAAAAAAAGCACAACGTTCAACTTGCAAATTCCTCTTTGAAATGTGAGACATGAAAGTACGTAAATCAATATTCTTTAAATAAAGCAGTATGATTAAGGTAAAACGCACAACCGAGATTAAGCAAGGGTCCTGGGATAAAGCAGCACTTTGTATTTTAGATAAATCAGACTCCCAAGGTAAGGTACGACTCTTGACCTTGTGCAGGGCTCCTGAGATTAAGCAGTACCTCTAACATGAAGCAAGGGCACACCTGTGTTAAAGCAGAGCCCCCGTGATAAAGTGGTAATCTGGCATAAAAACAGGGCACCTGTGATAAAGTGATAACCTGGTGTAAAAGCAGGGCACCTGTGTTAAAGCAAAGCTCCTGTGATAAAGTGATAATCTGGTGTAAAAGCAGGGCACCTGTGTTAAAGCAGAGCTCCTGTGATAAAGTGATAATCTGGTGTAAAAGCAGGACACCTGTGTTAAAGCAGAGCTCCTGTGATAAAGTGATAATCTGGTGTAAAAGCAGGGCACCTGTGTTAAAGCAGAGCTCCTGTGATAAAGTGATAATCTGGTGTAAAAGCAGGGCACCTGTGTTAAAGCAGAGCTCCTGTGATAAAGTGATAATCTGGTGTAAAAGCAGGGCACCTGTGTTAAAGCAGAGCTCCTGTGATAAAGTGATAATCTGGTGTAAAAGCAGGGCACCTGTGTTAAAGCAAAGCTCCTGTGATAAAGTGATAATCTGGTGTAAAAGCAGGGCACCTGTGTTAAAGCAGAGCTCCTGTGATAAAGTGATAATCTGGTGTAAAAGCAGGGCATCTGTGTTAAAGCAGAGCTCCTGTGATAAAGTGATAATCTGGTGTAAAAGCAGGGCACCTGTGTTAAAGCAAAGCTCCTGTGATAAAGTGATAATCTGGTGTAAAAGCAGGGCACCTGTGTTAAAGCAGAGCTCCTGTGATAAAGTGATAATCTGGTGTAAAAGCAGGACACCTGTGTTAAAGCAGAGCTCCTGTGATAAAGTGATAATCTGGTGTAAAAGCAGGGCACCTGTGTTAAAGCAGAGCTCATGTGATAAAGTGATAATCTGGTGTAAAAGCAGGGCACCTGTGATAAAGTGATAATCTGGTGTAACAGCAGGGAACCTGTGATAAATCCTTGAGATAAAGCACAGCACCTGCGGCAAAGTAGCACTGCAGGGTTCCAGGGATACCACTCTGTAACTATATAAAAGAAggattttcctctctctctcaagATGGATCTGCAATATACGTGATAAAAGATAACGTACTGTTccgtaaaatatatcacagcctCTTttgtcaatttaaccccttaaggaccggactgtttttgcgatgttgtacatttgcgaccaggcatctttttacacttttgtggtgtttgtgtttagctgtaattttccgctctctcatttactgttcccatacaagttatatattgtttttttcaggacaaaaggggctttctttacataccattatttatataatctcatgtaattaaatttttaaaaaatgaaaaaatatgatgaaaaattttaaaaaatacatgttttttgacttttatgtgaaaaatcttttactcatctacaaaagcgaatgaaaaaaactgctaaatagattcaaaattttgtcctgagtttaaaaatacccagtgtttacatgctttttgctatttttttgcatgttatagggctataagtacaagtaggatattgcggtttcaaaacatacagttttaaaatgtatcaatagtgacattgtaacactattatctgtcataaatcgctaaataacaccccacatgtacatattttttaaaaagtagacaacccagggtattcaatatggggtatgtccagacttttttagtagccacttagtcgcaaacactggccaaagttagcgttcatatttgtttgagtgtgaaaaaagtaaaaaactaaattgaacgctaattttggccagtgtttgtgactaagtggttactaaaaaagactggacataccccatttgcaataccttggattgccttcttttgcaaatggtatgccatcatgggggtaattctcattcctgggctaccatacgctctcaaaggcaacgtaaccaacctggccattttcaatgtaaaaatatttgacccatatatttgaccctgtaactttcacaaacgctataaaacctgtacatggggggtattgttatactcaggagactttgctgaacacaaatattagtgtttcaaaactggaaaatgtatcacaacaattatattatcagtaaaagtgctgtttgtgtgtgaaaaatgcaaaaaaaagtcactttcactgacaatatcatcgctgtgatatgttttactgttttgaatcactaatatttgtgtgtctcccgagtaaaacagtaccccccatgtacaggttttagggtgtcgtagaacgttacagggtaaaatacagtgatagcaaattaaattctctggactttcggcctgggttggcaggcaggtcccttaaattgcaatcaataaaataacttaattatgtaaaaatattacataaatacgcacgtagaatttaaatatatatgcatatttatatatttgaagtctacgtgtatatttatataattatttatgtaattttgtatatggacatatgaatagttcgtattctttttatttatttatatatacatagatatatatacaatttcattctaagtgtattttgatataaatatatatatattaatatcaaaatactgttagaataaaatttcgtatagatatatattttttttacatttttcttatttttaatttttttaatttaatttaaattacttattatttgtattctataataatatatatatacaatatatatagttattatatatatgatatatatacgtgtgtaatttaattataagtgtatttttatattaatatatgtacatattaacataaaaatacacttagcatgacattatatatatgatatcatatatatatatacacatatataataatattttttttttattaacttaaacttaatttttttttatgattttacacatgcagggagactgcctgtcagcacagacagtcccccctgcaggcagacacatggacacctattgtgaccatgtggtcgctctgttgagcgatcacatggccacaggggtcctaattcgccatggggagactgtctgggctgcaggcagtctccccacaacgggagcaccgccgatcgccgccgggggaacaacggcgatcgggtaagtacattggaccgttaggacggttcaggaccgtcaccggtcagcaatgcaaaaatgccaatgacggtcctgaaccgtcctccgtccttaaggggttaaaaatttttttttttatttactttggtTTCTTTTTAAGACTCAAGTTCATCAAGTTCAAAGTTTTATTGATTTTCGTAGCTTCCGTTGATCCATAaaaaggcaaaaaatttttttttaaagattctttattttcattttgcagGGTAAAAACAGTTTTACAGAATGGAAAGGTTAAAAGTTAGGTAGTAACAGTATGAAAAAACAACGGTTTGTTCATGAGAAAGTTTGGCACATTACATTCTAAAATTGTTGAATGGTTATACCATTGGTTTGTGTGTCGGCTTAGGGTGAGGATCTCTGGGTAAGATTGTAGTCTATGTAACTTGTGTTCAGGTCCCTCGTGGAGAGGTTGGGTCTGAATGGGGCGTCGTGCCCCGGGTTGTGTATGGAGTCGACATTGTTTGTTCGTTGGCTTGAGGTTACAGTATAGTTTGCGGGTTTTGTGTGCCGGAGGGGAGGCTATGAGGGTGATCGTGATAAGTCCTGCTTTGTGGGTGGAATAGGATGGAAGGTTGGGGGTTCgtgagggggaggagaggggtgtTGCTGCCCTCCTGGGGTACCCCCCGGTTCCTGTTTGGATGGTTGGAGTGGTGTATAGGGCTCATGTCGTTTGTCGTTGTTGTGAGTGCTGATTGACAGAGAGAGTGTGAGTCTTGGATTATTATCATTTTACCATGGGGTGGCGACGTGGTTctctagccatgggtcccagattttaTGAAAGGGGTTTGGGGTATCATGTATTTGTGCTGTTAGTTTGTCCATGTCTATGCTGTCCGTTATTTTATGGTGTATTTGATTGTGGTTGGGTATATGTGGGGTTGACCATACTTCTGCTATTGCTCTACGGGTGGCTAAAGCTATTCTGGCTCTAAGTTTATTTTCGTTGCGGGTGAAAGGGTCAATTGGTTTTGAGAGTAGGAGTGCCCAGGGGTCTAGGGGTACCGGTTTGTGGAGAATTTTAGTTAAGAGGTTTGTGATGGACTTCCAGAGGGGGGTGAGTTTGGGGaaagtccaccagcagtggaaaAAGGTGCCAATGTCACCGCACAGTTTCCAGCAAAGGTTGGAGGGGGTTCTTTTTATGGCCATTAAGCGTTGGGGTGTGAGATACCACCGGAACATCATTTTGTAGGCCTGTTCTTTGTGGGTGGTACAAATTGAAATTGATTTGGTGGTCGCCCAGATGTCAGACCAGTCAGTGGGGTCTCCAGGAGTTCCCAGGTCCTTTTCCCATGCAGAGATGTATGGTAGTGCCACTTGGGAGTGGTGGGTTGTCAGTGACAGATATAGGTCGGATATTTGGCTTTTTCGGGATGGTGAGCGGAGGCAATGCCGCTCGAATGTTGTTAAGGTTGATGTGGCCGCTAGTCGGATTTCGTTTGTTGTTGCGAAGCTGTGGAGTTGTAAGAATCGGAAATGGTCGAATGTATTTAAGGAGTCGGAGTGAGGTATGTCTGTGAATTGGAGGAGCTTGCCATCGGGATAGAGGTGTCCCAATCTGTTTATTTCCCTCTCTTCGAAGTGGGCATAGTGTTGTGGTGTTAAGCCTGGTAGGAACATTTTGTTGCGGAGAATTGGGGTGAGGGGTGATATGCCTGTGGACAGGTCGAATTTGTCGCTGAGGCGGTCCCATAGGTCTAGTGAGTAGGTGATTGTTGGGGAAGTGGGAGGTGGTAGGGGCCTATGCTGTCTTgggagccacatgtattgggaagGGTGGTCACGTCCAAAGATGAGGTGTTCGAGGTCTACCCAGCGTTTGTGGGCTGGGGGGAGGTGCCAGTGTTGAATTTGTGCCAAGTGCGCTGCTTGTAGGTAGTGTGTGAAATTGGGAAGGCCTAGTCCTCCGGAGGGGGTGGGGATGTACAGGGTGGATCGGCGAATCCGGGGTTTGCGTCCGTTCCAGATAAAGTGGTCTATCACCGTTTGTAGGAGTTTAAGGTCAGTCTTTTTGCATGGAATTGGCAGGGCTTGGAAGGCATAGAGGAATTTGggtaggatattcatttttactgaGGCTATTCTCCCTAGCCAGGAGATATTCATGGGTTTCCCTCGTTGGAGAGCTGTGTGTGCATTGcggaagagtggggagtaattagtgGTGTACAAAGTGGTGAAGTCGTTGGTGAGCTGTATGCCCAGGTAGGTGATTTTTTGTGGACAGATGTGGAAGGGGAAATCGCGTTTTAGAGCTTGGAGTGTGTCGTCAGTGAAGTTGAGGGGTAGGAGGTCTGTTTTGGTGGTGTTAAGTTGGTAGCCTGAAATTGCGGAGTATTCTTGCAGTGTTGACAGGAGTGCCGTTAGGGATGAGTTGGGATTAGTCAGGGTCAGGAGAACGTCGTCTGCGTAAGCTGCAATAGTGAATGTTTCGTCTCGGAGTCGACACGGAGTCGACACGGAGTCCTTCAATTTGCTGGTTGTTTCGTATGGTTTCTAATAGGGGTTCAAGGGATAGAGCGAACAGGAGAGGGGAAAGTGGGCAGCCTTGGCGGGTGCCGTTTAGGATAGGGAAGGTGGGGGGAGTGGTGTTGGGAATGAGTAGTTGTGCCGTCGGGCAGTGGTACATGGCTTGTAGGAATTGGGTAAGCTTGGGTGGGAATCCAAATTTGTTTAGTACTTTGTATAGATAGGGCCATAGAAGGtggtcaaatgctttctccgcgTCTAGGGAGAGTATTGCCGTCGGGATTCATCTGTGGTTGGCTAGCCATATCAGGTCTATGGTTCTTCGTGTGTTGTCTTGCGCTTGTCTCTGTGGGATAAAGCCGACTTGGTCTGGTTTGATCAATTTAGTTAGGAGGGGGTTTAGTCTGTTTGTCATGACTTTAGTCAGTAGTTTTAAGTCTTGATTCAGGAGGGAGATTGGGCGGTAGTGGCCCGGTTCGTCATGAGATTTACCCGGTTTCGGTAGTAATGTTATGTTGGCTTGCGTCATGTCCCGGGGTAAAGGGTCCCCTTGGAGCATTGCGTTGAAGACTTTGCATAATCTGGGGGAGAGTATGTCTCCGAAAGTTTTGTAGTAGAGAGCAGttaagccgtctgggcctgggcttttgttagGTTTCAGGGTTTTTATTGCTGCTGCCAAggcaaaattatttaattataaaatagaaaaaatgaaagTAACTTTTATAAAAGTTTAAACATGTGATACACATTTCTAACACTTCTTAGATTTCTGCTCTCACCAAGTCATTGCTTTCCCCTATCCCCCTGATCATGGCACAGGTACAGTGAGATGCTAATGAATGCTTTTTTTTCACTGAAGTGACATATAGAATGGAGTTTGTCCTGCAAATCAATATCTATAAAACTAATTTCTTCAGATCATGCACGGCATTACATATTAACGTGTACTGTACAAAGGAACTAACATGACACATTTTTACGAGCTATGGGATTCGAAGGCTGGGTAGCTTGCGTGGTGTCGGGGAAAGTTCAGACGGCACCCAAAACTAGTGTCAAAAAAACCAGAGCGAAGGAGATAGTTGGATGAAAAGAAGAATTTGAAGGTCCTGTAAAGAAAAACGAGTTGTCaattttatctatatatctaaacAATTTGttctatttgtctgtctgctGCCTTGCTcacaatctgtctgtctgtgttcgcTCTGAATCACGATTTGCTTACttgtaactctctctctctctctttctctatccATACATCCATCTCTTCCATCCATCTCCAtgtgtttttaataataatacgtcTATCTTGAGCTGTGATATGTCATGGTGTTTCTGTCTCATGGTCGAATTTGTCAGCCTGTCTGCCTTGCTcacaatctgtctgtctgtgttctcTCTAATCATGATTGGCTTACTTGCAtctctctctatccatccattcaTCTCTTCCATCCATCTCTTTAATCCATCGCTTCCATCCATCTCCATGTGTGTTTAATAATACTATGTCTATCTTGAGCTGTGATATGTCATGGTGTTTCTGTCTCATGGTCTATTTGTCAGTCTTTTACACATTGTAGTTCTATGAGCTGTATAATTACTTAATGATCTCTTCATCTGCCTCTCATTTGATCTCTTTTTTTCTGCCTGTACCTCTGTCTCACCTTTAGTAGATCCAGTTGGACTAATGGCTTGCTTACTGGTCTGTACTGATGTCTCAATGGTCTGCATTATAGAAGTCCTTTTTGTTGAAGACTGAACAATAGTTGGAAGGCTCCCGGATGATGGCACAGTTTTACTGGTTGATAGTTGCACAGTAACAGAAGATATTGGTTTGCTAACAGATGATGCTGCTCCAGCACTGGGAAAAAAGAAAGCAAACAATTGTTTTGTGCATGGCACAGGGAAAATCATGTACGAGGAGAGAAGAAGATACATACCTTGAAGATGATGATTGAGAGGTGATTCCAGCATTTTGAGATGACACTGGTTTACTGCTTGATACCAAATATTCAGTGGTCCAAGTACTGGAAGAAGGATTTGTAGTATTCTTTACTGCATTGCTAGAGGTTGCAGTTCCAGAGGGAGGTAATGTGTTACTCATTGATGCTGAGCTACTAGTGGACTTTGTACTGGATGAAGACATTATGTTGTTGTTTGGTATGGCATGACTGGTGATTATCAAATCTGAAGAAATCGTTGTCTTACTGTTTGTTACTGAATGACTAATGGTTCCTGTGCTAGGAAAGGACACTGTTTTACTGCTTGGTTTGGACTGATTAGTGCTTCCTGTACTGGATGAAGGTACTATCTTACTGTTTGGTCCTGATTGACTAGTGGCTCTTGTCCCAAAAGACAGCACTGTATTACTGTTAGTGATCATTGTGCCGCTAGAAGGCACGGTCTTACTGTTAGTGGTCCCTGTGCCACTAGAAGGCACAGTCTTACTGTTAGTGACCCCTGTACTAGTAGAAGACCCAGTCTTACTGTTAGTGGTCCCTGTACCAGTAGAAGACACAGTCTTACTGTTAGTGATCCCTGTACCAGTAGAAGACACAGTCTTACTGTTAGTGGTCCCTgtgccagaagaaggcatggtcTTGCTGTTTGATACTGACAAATTAGTGATGTTTCTAGTTGACAGTGCCTGACCAATGGTTCCAATACTTTGAGAAGACAATGGCTTACTGCTCGTTAGTGACTGTCCAGCCAATCTTGTACTGGAAGTGGATACTGTTTTGCCCTCTGATGCTGTAAGTCTGGTTGTTCCACTGATGAAGAAAGGCTTGCTATTTGTCTTGTCATTGCTAATGAATGTATTTTGATTAATAGTGTTGCCCATTGGGGGTGCATCCTTAGTGGATACTGAAATGGGCTTGCTGACTGATACTAACTTTTGGGGTCGTGTGCTGGAAGGAGATGGGGTTGTGTTACTGGTTGGTGGCTGCATTGATGGCTTGTTTACTAGAGCATTGATTTCCATACCAAGAGTTTTCAATAGCTGCAGAAGATCTTGTAAAGAGTTGATTACTGTTGATGGTGTATTAACAGTACATCCAGCTGGGGAAACtgagaaaaaagataataaatagaACGAAGcttgaaaaaatattttgacaAATGGCAATACTGTTTTGTCCCTAGTTCAGTGCCCGATTGTGGTTTCTACCTAAGATTAGTGTGTTCCTTGAGTCTCATGTGTTTTGCTGGATTGTGACCTTAGCTAGTTTATAGGAATTTTGAGTACCTCTGTTAGGACCCAGGTTGTTATATCAATTTCCCTCTATCTATATTCCTGACCTTAGCTAGTTTATTGACTTAGTCTCTCTCATTATTACGTTAAGTTCGGCCACTATAAGGCCCAGTAAAACGTCTATCTCTGTTTCTCTTGGGATTCCTATTTTCTGTGTATTTGGGTACACTGCTTGTGACATTTATAAACCTATAAACATACAGACTGACAGGAAGAGAGACAGATACTAGCAACTAAAAGTCACAatgattgatttttttattgtacTTTAGATTAATATACTGTTATTGACCATTATGAGATTGTCAGCTTCTTTGAGGAGGACCCTCTTCACTTACTCCAGGAAGTCCATCATGTTATGTTAGGTTTGAGTGTTTGTCTGCTCACCTATTGTATAGTGCTGCAGAATATTGTTGTACTATATAAATAATCATTGTTACTTAAGTTTAGCATGCTTACTGTaagcattgaagttgctgttgatgagtgagtgcgctgaatcttgtgtattgtataaattgaccTCATGTTCAGGTGAGCGCAGGTTATTTTCAGTTTGAtggtactttttatttaaagacTAAAGGGAATGTGATGGGGGTGAGTTTCACTCCATCTTATGAGAACCTGTTTATGGGTTTCTGGGAACAGTTGGTTGTCCTAGATAACCCGCATTGGATGGAGCGGTTTACCTTCTATTGCAGATTTATTGACCACATTCTGATCATCTGAAAAGGAGGTTGGGAGGAGATTgctgaatgtatttattttttgaattgtAACGATTGGGGGTTGTCTTTTACATTcaacaagcaaaaaacaaatatcgaCTTTCTAGATTTGTCCCTCAGGGGGTGCAAGGATGGTATTTTTAACAAAAACTTATCAGAAGAAGGCTGATGTAAACAGTTTTCTACATGCAGGGAGTTTGCACCATCCAAAGTGGATTGCAAATGTACCCTTGGGGCAGTTTATAAGAATCTTCTGCAACTGTTCCCTCCTTGAAGACTATGAAAGAGAGTCTTTCTTGCTTAGCCAGCGCTTTGTGGAGGGAGCATATCCCTCTAAGTCTATCCAACAAGCCTATTTTAAAGCCGGTGCTTTGCAGAGAGATTATCTTATAAACCCTAAGATCTGAGCCCCCTGTGTCGGTCCAGGTATGTAATACCAGATTTCATAAAGCCACTTTGCATCTAGTAAGGGAGTCTAGCGTAACATGCAAAGAAAGGCAAAGTATAACATTAGTACTAAGAAGGTCAGTTCAGGCGAATTTCCCATCTTTTCAACAGGCTTTTATATAACATTTGATGATATTATCAGCATTTTGCACAAACATTGGCCACTTCACAAATTAGATCCACGGCTCAAATTTTGTATTTCAGATGCACCCAGGTTTACATTCAAAAGAGACCCTAATCTAAAAAATCAGCTAGCCTCTTTGAAACCTAAGCCTCTTCCTGTTCGTTTTGTGGAGTAGGAATCTATTGTTTGAAATTTTAGCTGTGGTCAAGGCAGATGCATAACTTGTGGTTATTTAAGTCATAAGTCCTCCAAATTTGGAGCCATCAACAGTGGGGACATTTTCACTGACACCCACAGGATGAACTGCAATTTCTCATTTGTTGACAGTATGTGGGCAAACTACGAAGCCTATAAATTGCAGATTTAGAGAACATAGGCTTGCTATCTTACATAAAGACAGGCAATCTCATATAGCACAACGTTTTGAGGTATCCTATAATAGTGATCCCTCTtctacttcagtagtgggaatagATTTGATACTGGCAAAAGGAGATCTgctgaaaaggaaaaggaaaagaggTCTGACAAGGGCTGAATACAAAGTCCGGCCCGTGGGCCAATTGCAGCCCAAGTTCCGGTTTAATACGGCCCCACAGGTAGTTTGGCTAATCTATCTGttgacagaataaagagggatAGAATAAAGAGATAAGGGGCAGAATAAAGAGGgatagaataaagagagaagggacaacaTAAAAAGGGACAGAATGAAGAGGGACAGCATAAGGAGAGACAGAATAATAAGAGAATGGACATaataaagagggacagaataaagagagaagggatagaataaagagagaagggatagAATAAAGAGGgatagaataaagagagacagaataaagagagaagggacggaatgagagggatagaataaagagagaagggacagaataaagagggatagaataaagagagaagggatagaataaagagagaagggacggAATAAAGAGGgatagaataaagagagacagaataaagagagaagggacataaTAAAAAGGGACATAATaaaaagggacagaataaagagggacagaataaaaaaagacagaataaaaaaagacagactaaagagagacagaataaagagagacagaataaagagagaagagacagaataaagagatttgAGATGGaataaagagacaaaataaagAGATGAAATGAAAAGTATGCTGTTTGAAATAAACTTTGCATAAAATAGTTAATTTACATTCAATGTTaatggttcaaagaatgtcaggcaaAATGGTTGGCCCTCATGCATGTTCACTTCATCAAAGTTTGGCCATTTATTTGTATGAAAGACTGTGTTCCCAAACAGACTAAAGACATATTGTTCATCAGTCGAACCAACAACCGAACCGTGAAACCACCCAGGGGAGTTGTGTGCCTCCAATTGACTATATTCACACCAAGAAACCGCAAGATTCTAAATGGTCGGATGGGTGACCGTCGTTCGTATGACCTAACActtggtggtggccatctttgcTCATGAacatacagcggtgtttggtcgtcgagcataTAGAATTATAATT
This DNA window, taken from Pelobates fuscus isolate aPelFus1 chromosome 9, aPelFus1.pri, whole genome shotgun sequence, encodes the following:
- the LOC134573260 gene encoding uncharacterized protein LOC134573260, which produces MKYSGSRNMMIVLICVFIAVSPAGCTVNTPSTVINSLQDLLQLLKTLGMEINALVNKPSMQPPTSNTTPSPSSTRPQKLVSVSKPISVSTKDAPPMGNTINQNTFISNDKTNSKPFFISGTTRLTASEGKTVSTSSTRLAGQSLTSSKPLSSQSIGTIGQALSTRNITNLSVSNSKTMPSSGTGTTNSKTVSSTGTGITNSKTVSSTGTGTTNSKTGSSTSTGVTNSKTVPSSGTGTTNSKTVPSSGTMITNSNTVLSFGTRATSQSGPNSKIVPSSSTGSTNQSKPSSKTVSFPSTGTISHSVTNSKTTISSDLIITSHAIPNNNIMSSSSTKSTSSSASMSNTLPPSGTATSSNAVKNTTNPSSSTWTTEYLVSSSKPVSSQNAGITSQSSSSSAGAASSVSKPISSVTVQLSTSKTVPSSGSLPTIVQSSTKRTSIMQTIETSVQTSKQAISPTGSTKGPSNSSFHPTISFALVFLTLVLGAV